In Lapillicoccus jejuensis, the DNA window TGGGCCCGGATCATGGACGTCGTCGGCGAGCACCAGCCGGACGCGATGGTCTTCAACATGGGCCGGCCGACGATCCGCTGGGCCGGCAACGAGGACGGCATCGCGCCGGACCCGGTCGACTACGTCGTCGGGCACAGCAAGATGAGCCAGTACACCGTCGTCACGACGACGTTCCAGGAGGCGCTCTACCTCCCTCCGGAGTGCAACGTCTCGCTGCACCGCGGCTGGTTCTGGCACCCGCAGGCCGAGGCGAAGACCGTCGACCACCTCATGGCCGTCTGGTACCGCTCGGTGGGCCGGGGTGGCAACCTGCTGCTCAACGTCCCGCCGGACACCCGCGGTCTCGTCGCCGAGGGCGACGTCGAGCGGCTGCGCGAGTGGACCGCCCGCCGCGAGGAGCTCTTCGGCCGACCGGTCGAGGTCGACGTGGTCCCGTCCTCGGAAGCAGGTGACGAGGACGAGGTCCGGACCGTGTCGCTGACGCTGCCGACCGGCACCCGGCTGGACCACCTCGAGCTCCGGGAGGAGCTGAGCGGCGGCCAGCGGGTGACGTCGTACGTCGTCCGCGCGGGCGACCGCGTGGTCGCCGCGGGCGACCGGGTAGGCGCCCAGCGGGTGCTCGTCACGCAGCCGCTCACGACCGACCGGCTCGAGGTCGAGCTACACGGACGCGGCGCCGGGCTCGTCGGCGCCACCGCGTGGGACACCGGCGGCGCGCAGGTGCCGGGGCTGCCCGAGGGCTACCGCGCCCCCACCGACTACCCGGAGGACTGAGCGTGCTCGAGCCCGTCGACCTCGGCGGGGACGGCTGGACGCTGCGGCTGCTCGGCGGGTGGGACGACCTGCCCGCGGGGATGCCGCTCCCGGCCGTCCCGCCCCCCGCCGTGCCCGCGCAGGTGCCCGGCACGGTCCACACCGACCTCATGGCCGCCGGCCTGCTCGCCGACCCGCACCTCGGTCTGCAGGAGGCCGCGGCGCAGTGGGTCGGCCTCCTCGACTGGTCGTGGTCCCGCCCGCTCCCCGCGGAGCTCGCGCCGCAGCAGGGGGAGCGGGTCGACCTCGTCCTCGAGGGACTCGACACGGTGGTGACGGTGCGCGTCGGCGACGAGGTCGTCCTGCGCAGCGAGAGCATGCACCTGGCGCACCGGGTCGACGTGACCGACGCGCTGTCGCGGGCCGCGGGTGAGGGCCCGCTCGTCGTCGACGTCCGCTCGGCGATCCGCTTCGCGCGGGAGCGGCGCGACGCCCTCGGCGACCTGCCCCAGGACTACGAGCACCCCTACAACTTCGTCCGCAAGGCCGCGTACTCGATGGGCTGGGACTGGGGGCCGACGCTGTCGACCGCCGGCGTCTGGCGGCCGGTGCGGCTCGAGCGCTGGCGGACCGCGCGGCTCGGTGAGGTCCTGCTGCGCGCGGACCTGCCGCCCGGGTCCGACGTCGCGACGGTCGTCGTCGAGCCCGACGTGGTCGTCGCCGACGGTGTCGACCCCGCGGGTCTGCGGGTCGAGGTCGAGGTGGCCGACGCCGACGGCGTCGTCGTCGCGTCGACGGACGCCGGCGGCGACGCGGCCCGGGTCGAGGTCGCCGTCGCGGCTCCCCGCCGCTGGTGGCCGCGGGGGTACGGCGCGCCGTACCGGCACCGGGTGACCGTCCGCCTGCGCGACGCCGACGGCGGGCTGCTCCACGAGCACGTCCGGCACGTCGGCTTCCGCAGCGTCGCCCTCGACACCACGCCGGACGAGATCGGGCGGCCCTTCACCCTGCTCGTCAACGACCGTCCCGTCTTCGTCCTCGGCGCGAACTGGATCCCGCGCGACTCCTTCCTCCCGCGGGTCACGCCCGACCGGCTGCGGGCGAGCGTCGGCGACGCCCTCGACGCGGGGATGAACCTGCTGCGCGTCTGGGGCGGCGGCGTCGTCGAGGACGACGCCCTCCTCGAGCTCTGCGACGAGGTGGGGCTGATGCTCTGGCAGGACTTCCCCTTCGCGTGCGCCGCCTACCCGCAGGACGAGGGGACCGTCGCCCTCGTCCGGGCCGAGGCGCAGGACGCCGTACGGCGTCTCGTGCCGCACCCGAGCGTGGTCCTGTTCAACGGCAGCAACGAGAACGAGCTCGCCGCGTCCGACTGGGGCTGGGACGTGCGCGCCCCCGGTCGTCCGTGGGGCGAGCGGCTGTGGGAGGAGGTGCTGCCCGCCGTCGTCCACGAGCTGGCCCCGCAGCACCCCTACATCCCGTCGAGCCCGACCTCGCTCGACCCGCAGGTCCACCCCAACGACCCGGACCACGGCGCCACGCACCAGTGGGACGTGTGGAACCGGCTCGACTTCACCCACTACCGCGACGCGGTGCCGCGGTTCGCCGCGGAGTACGGGTTCCAGGGACCGCCCGGTCGCAGCACCTTCCGCCGGGCGCTCGGCCAGGACCCCGTCGACTGGCGGTCGCCGCTGGTCCGCGCGCACCAGAAGCAGGCGGGCGGCACCGAGCGGCTCAACCGCAACCTCGCCGGCCACACCGCGCCGCCGGCGACCTACGCCGACTGGCACCTCGCCACCAGCCTGAACCAGGCCTGGGCGCTGCGGACCGCCGTGACCCACCTGCGCTCGTGGTGGCCCCGCAGCGCCGGGTCCGTCATCTGGCAGCTCGACGACTGCTGGCCGGTCGTGTCCTGGTCACTGGTCGACGGGGACGGGGTCCGCAAGCCGGCCTGGTACGCGGTCCGCGCGGCGCACGCCCCGCGCCTGGTCACCGTCCAGCCGCGCGAGGCGGGCCTGGTCGCCGCCCTCGTCAACGACACGGACGAGGAGTGGGCGGCGACGCTGCGGCTCGTCCGTCGGCACGTCGACGGCCGCGAGCTCGCCACCGCGGTGCGCGAGGTGCGGGTGCCGGCGCGCGACGTGGCGACCGTGCCCGTGCCGGTCGCGGTGCGCTCCGCGCGACGGCGCCGCGAGGAGCTGGTCGTCGCCTCGGTCGACGGCCTCGAGGGCGTCGTCGGCGGTCGCGACGTCTGGGCGCTCGTCGACCAGGACGCGCTGCTGCTGCCCGCAGGGCGTCGTACGGCGTCGGTCGTCGTCACCGGCCCCGGCGAGGCGGACGTCGTCGTCGAGGCGCAGGAGACCATGCTCGACACCGTCCTGCTGCCCGACCTCGTCGCCCCCTCGGCCCGCGCGGAATCCTGCCTGGTCACCCTCTTCCCGGGGGAGCGACACGTCTTCCGGGTCATGGGTCTCGGCGACGCCGACCCGACGCTGCTGACCGGCCCCGAGGTGCTGCGCTGCGCCAACGAGGTGACCCGGGCGCATGGCTGACGTCGTGATCCAGGACGGGGTCGAGACGCTGCTCGACGGGCTCGACCCGGTCGCCCTGGCCGGACAGGTCAACCAGCGGCTCAAGGGCTGGGACTGCGTCGAGCGACGCGGCGGCGGCTTCGTCGTCACCGACGCGCTGCGCGCCGAGGTCGACCGGTGGGGCGGGCTCGGCGCGCTCTACGGGCTGTTCCGCGCCGACGCGTGGAGCGGGCGCACCTGGGAGTCCGGGGTGCGACCGGAGGAACGCGCCGAGGTCGCGGCCCTCGTCCAGGACGAGGTCCGGCGCCGGTCCGGCCGCCCGACCGGGGTGCTGCTGTCGGAGGAGGCGCCGCACGGGCACCAGGCCCTCGGCGCCGCCCTGCTCCCCGTCCACCTCAACGTCGCCGCCGCCCTCGACCCCGCGTGCTACGAGCAGGCCTGCGCCGCGGTGGCGCTCGGCCTGCGCCAGGACGGGGTCCACCTGGCGCTGGTCTCCGCGCTCGACCTGCTGCGCGACCCACGGTGGGGGCGCAGCGAGGAGTGCTTCGGCGAGGCTCCGGCGGTCGCGGCGCAGCACGCGGCCGCGCTGGTGCGCGGGTTCCAGGGCGAGGACCGGGCCGGGATCGCCGACGGCAGCGGCGTCGGCGTCGTCCTCAAGCACTTCGTCGCGCAGGGCGCCGCGACCGGCGGCCGCAACGGCCAGTCCGCGCCGATCGGCCCCCGCGAGCTCGAGGAGGTGCACCTGCCCGCGGCGGTCGCCGGGGTGGAAGCCGGGGCCGTCGGCATCATGGCGGCGTACGACGACGTCGACGGCGACCCCTGCTGCGGGTC includes these proteins:
- a CDS encoding glycoside hydrolase family 2 protein: MLEPVDLGGDGWTLRLLGGWDDLPAGMPLPAVPPPAVPAQVPGTVHTDLMAAGLLADPHLGLQEAAAQWVGLLDWSWSRPLPAELAPQQGERVDLVLEGLDTVVTVRVGDEVVLRSESMHLAHRVDVTDALSRAAGEGPLVVDVRSAIRFARERRDALGDLPQDYEHPYNFVRKAAYSMGWDWGPTLSTAGVWRPVRLERWRTARLGEVLLRADLPPGSDVATVVVEPDVVVADGVDPAGLRVEVEVADADGVVVASTDAGGDAARVEVAVAAPRRWWPRGYGAPYRHRVTVRLRDADGGLLHEHVRHVGFRSVALDTTPDEIGRPFTLLVNDRPVFVLGANWIPRDSFLPRVTPDRLRASVGDALDAGMNLLRVWGGGVVEDDALLELCDEVGLMLWQDFPFACAAYPQDEGTVALVRAEAQDAVRRLVPHPSVVLFNGSNENELAASDWGWDVRAPGRPWGERLWEEVLPAVVHELAPQHPYIPSSPTSLDPQVHPNDPDHGATHQWDVWNRLDFTHYRDAVPRFAAEYGFQGPPGRSTFRRALGQDPVDWRSPLVRAHQKQAGGTERLNRNLAGHTAPPATYADWHLATSLNQAWALRTAVTHLRSWWPRSAGSVIWQLDDCWPVVSWSLVDGDGVRKPAWYAVRAAHAPRLVTVQPREAGLVAALVNDTDEEWAATLRLVRRHVDGRELATAVREVRVPARDVATVPVPVAVRSARRRREELVVASVDGLEGVVGGRDVWALVDQDALLLPAGRRTASVVVTGPGEADVVVEAQETMLDTVLLPDLVAPSARAESCLVTLFPGERHVFRVMGLGDADPTLLTGPEVLRCANEVTRAHG
- a CDS encoding alpha-L-fucosidase, with translation MTSTIPTPVGDRLRPTPAQLRWQQLRLGTFVHYGLNTFHGKEWSDGTLPPSSFDPTALDARQWARTAREAGSRYLVLTAKHHDGFCLWPTATTSYGVVSSPWRGGRGDLVEEVAQACADEGLQLGLYLSPWDRSHPAYADPAAYDEVYCRQLAELCTRYGALTELWFDGAGSEGRVYDWARIMDVVGEHQPDAMVFNMGRPTIRWAGNEDGIAPDPVDYVVGHSKMSQYTVVTTTFQEALYLPPECNVSLHRGWFWHPQAEAKTVDHLMAVWYRSVGRGGNLLLNVPPDTRGLVAEGDVERLREWTARREELFGRPVEVDVVPSSEAGDEDEVRTVSLTLPTGTRLDHLELREELSGGQRVTSYVVRAGDRVVAAGDRVGAQRVLVTQPLTTDRLEVELHGRGAGLVGATAWDTGGAQVPGLPEGYRAPTDYPED